CACCAGTCGCCCGGCATCTTCCCGACCAGCGACCCCTTGCCGTGCACCACCTCGTCGTGCGAGATCGGCAGCACGTAGTTCTCGCTGTACGCGTAGACCATCCCGAAGGTCATGTCGTGGTGGTGGTACTTGCGGTGCACCGGCTCCTTCGCGACGTAGCGCAGGGTGTCGTGCATCCAGCCCATGTTCCACTTCAGCCCGAAGCCGAGCCCGCCCGCGTCCGTCGGCCGGGTCACGCCCTCCCAGGCCGTGGACTCCTCGGCGATGGTCATCACGCCCGGGCAGCGCCGGTAGACCGTCGCGTTCATCTCCTGGAGCAGCGCGACCGCGTCCAGGTTCTCCCGCCCGCCGTGCTCGTTCGGCGTCCACTCGCCCTCGCCGCGCGAGTAGTCCAGGTAGAGCATCGAGGCCACCGCGTCCACGCGCAGCCCGTCGATGTGGAACTCCTGGCACCAGTACACGGCGTTCGCCACGAGGAAGTTGCGGACCTCCTTGCGCCCGTAGTCGAACTCCAGCGTCCCCCAGTCCGGGTGCGCCGCCCGCTGCGGGTCGTGGTGCTCGTACAGCGGCCGCCCGTCGAACTCGGCGAGCGCCCAGTCGTCGCGCGGGAAGTGCGCGGGCACCCAGTCGACGATCACCCCGATGCCGGCCCGGTGCAGGGCGTCGACCAGGCCGCGGAAATCGTCGGGCGTGCCCATCCGCGAGGTGGGCGCGTAGAAACCGGTGACCTGGTAGCCCCAGGAGCCGCCGAAGGGGTGCTCGGCGACCGGCATCAGCTCGACGTGGGTGAACCCCAGCTCCTTCACGTACGCCGGGAGCTGCTCCGCCAGCTGCGCGTAGCTCAGCCCCGGCCGCCAGGAGGCCAGGTGCAGCTCGTACACCGACAGCGGCGCCTGGTGCGCGGGCCGCAGCCCCCGGGTCGCCATCCAGTCGGTGTCCTGCCACGTGTGGTGCGAGGCGGTCACGATCGACGCGTTCGCGGGCGGCACCTCGGCCCGGCGCGCCATCGGGTCGGCGCGCAGGGTGTGGCTGCCGTCCGGGCGCGTGATGTCGTACTTGTACATCGCGCCCTCGCCGACACCGGGCAGGAACAGCTCCCACACCCCGGTCGAACCCAGCGAGCGCATCGGGTGGGCCACCGCGTCCCAGTACGAGAAGTCGCCGGTGACCCTGACCCCCTGGGCGTTCGGCGCCCACACCGTGAACCGGGTCCCGGCCACGCCCTGGTGCTCCATCGGCTCCGCGCCGAGCGCCGTCCACAGCTCCTCGTGCCGGCCTTCGCCGATCAGGTGCAGGTCCAGCTCGCCGAGCGCGGGCAGGAAGCGGTAGGGGTCGTGCACCTCCACCTCGTCGCTGTCGTACGTCACCAGCAGCCGGTAGTCGGGCACCCCGGTCAGCGGCAGCAGTCCGGAGAAGAACCCGTCTCCCTCGTCGACGAGTTCGGCCCGCAGCCCCTTGGCGACGATGGTGACCGCCTTCGCGTACGGGCGCAGCGCCCGGAACGCCACCCCGCCCCGGTGGGTGCGGCCGCCCAGCACCGCGTGCGGATCGTGGTGGCGGCCCTCCAGCAGCCGGGACCGTTCCTCCGCGCCCAGCG
This is a stretch of genomic DNA from Streptomyces sp. NBC_00536. It encodes these proteins:
- the glgB gene encoding 1,4-alpha-glucan branching enzyme, giving the protein MSAARQPSPTSRPTTSTATAAGQAETAKKPRAPRARRTAPPHGVRPAPALGAEERSRLLEGRHHDPHAVLGGRTHRGGVAFRALRPYAKAVTIVAKGLRAELVDEGDGFFSGLLPLTGVPDYRLLVTYDSDEVEVHDPYRFLPALGELDLHLIGEGRHEELWTALGAEPMEHQGVAGTRFTVWAPNAQGVRVTGDFSYWDAVAHPMRSLGSTGVWELFLPGVGEGAMYKYDITRPDGSHTLRADPMARRAEVPPANASIVTASHHTWQDTDWMATRGLRPAHQAPLSVYELHLASWRPGLSYAQLAEQLPAYVKELGFTHVELMPVAEHPFGGSWGYQVTGFYAPTSRMGTPDDFRGLVDALHRAGIGVIVDWVPAHFPRDDWALAEFDGRPLYEHHDPQRAAHPDWGTLEFDYGRKEVRNFLVANAVYWCQEFHIDGLRVDAVASMLYLDYSRGEGEWTPNEHGGRENLDAVALLQEMNATVYRRCPGVMTIAEESTAWEGVTRPTDAGGLGFGLKWNMGWMHDTLRYVAKEPVHRKYHHHDMTFGMVYAYSENYVLPISHDEVVHGKGSLVGKMPGDWWQQRACHRAYLGFMWAHPGKQLLFMGQEFAQGAEWSEAHGPDWWLLDSSYAAAADHRGVRSLVGELNRTYTATPALWERDTVPEGFAWVAADAAEDNVIAFLRHAVDGSPLLCVSNFSPVVRHGYRIGVPDEVPEWHEVLNTDAERFGGSGVRHLRPLRPEPVPAQGRAASLRMTLPPLSTVWLRP